The Achromobacter deleyi region TGGCTTCGCGCCAGAGCGCCGCTTGCAGGCGGTTGGCGATATGGCCCGGCACTTCCTTGTTCAGGCGGATGGGGTATTTGCCCATGCTGCGATAGAACGCGATGCTGCGGTCCATGGTGTCGGCGGATGTCTGGTCGCCGCCCACCACTTCCACCAGCGGGATCAGGTGGGGCGGGTTGAACGGGTGGCCGATGACGAAGCGCGAGGCATGCTGGCAGCGCGATTGCAGTCGGCTCATGATCAGGCCGGACGAGCTGGATGCGACGATGACGTGCGGCGGCAGGATGGCATCCATGCGCTCGAAGAGGTCCGTCTTGAAGTCCTCGCGCTCGGGTGCGTTTTCCTGGACGAAATCCACGCCGGCCAGGGCGGCTTCCAGGTCGGGCTCAAAGCGCAGCGCGTCGGGCGAGGCGCCCGGCTGCACGCGGCCCAGTTCGGTCAGGACCGGCCATGCCGCCTGCACGCGGGCGCGCGTCTGGCCTTCCGCGTGGGCGCCGGGATCGCTGACCACGACTTCCAGGCCGTGGGCAAGGA contains the following coding sequences:
- a CDS encoding 3-hydroxyacyl-CoA dehydrogenase NAD-binding domain-containing protein, which produces MPSTATPNSPAIRRVAIVGAGTIGASWAALFLAHGLEVVVSDPGAHAEGQTRARVQAAWPVLTELGRVQPGASPDALRFEPDLEAALAGVDFVQENAPEREDFKTDLFERMDAILPPHVIVASSSSGLIMSRLQSRCQHASRFVIGHPFNPPHLIPLVEVVGGDQTSADTMDRSIAFYRSMGKYPIRLNKEVPGHIANRLQAALWREAIHLAAENVASVADIDAAVSQGPGLRWALFGPHMTFNLGGGEGGMAHFMHHLLGPVQTWWDDLGAPDVTPELQQRLIEGVNAEAGHRSIADLVETRDAQLTALLKTLQR